The following coding sequences lie in one Vicinamibacterales bacterium genomic window:
- a CDS encoding DUF932 domain-containing protein has product MNGIGVSAVAAHTAHREWATRPADERYDSVAALHAAACARRNRLEERTIETPAFRTEAVANDALVLHDASGRSAALTHWSFEQLATIAGAPPKYLRTLPATIASSAINVGLQRQRRDEHQLLADCAAPWTVHAITSSRYARVHHDELASRVLDLMALRPAWHLPLGYKDGEYGAERVPSGAYLGDRDMFLFLVDGNRDLDDPTDESHAGLFRGFILRNSDVGAAALTLDVFLFRAVCANHLIWGFQYVAGFRRRHVGASIQDAWTSSLEGVRAALDADTARDRSLLLGATTQELGATREAVVDAAMRRIDLSHKQAAEAYDLAERHETNPRSVWGYVQGLTRLSQRTSWQDGRFALDRAASRLLTTVN; this is encoded by the coding sequence CGATGAACGGTACGACAGCGTCGCGGCGCTCCACGCGGCGGCTTGCGCTCGGCGCAACCGCCTCGAGGAGCGCACCATCGAGACCCCCGCGTTTAGGACCGAGGCAGTGGCGAATGACGCGCTCGTGCTGCACGACGCGTCCGGTCGCTCCGCCGCCTTGACCCATTGGAGCTTCGAGCAGCTCGCCACGATCGCCGGCGCGCCCCCGAAGTACCTCCGGACGCTGCCCGCCACGATCGCGTCCAGCGCGATCAACGTCGGGCTGCAGCGGCAACGCCGCGACGAGCACCAGCTCCTCGCGGACTGTGCCGCCCCGTGGACGGTGCACGCGATCACATCATCGCGCTACGCACGGGTCCACCACGACGAGCTGGCCAGCCGGGTGCTCGACCTCATGGCCCTGCGCCCGGCCTGGCACCTCCCGCTCGGCTACAAGGACGGCGAGTACGGCGCCGAACGCGTTCCGTCCGGCGCCTACCTGGGAGATCGAGACATGTTCCTGTTCCTCGTGGACGGCAACCGCGATCTCGACGACCCGACCGATGAGTCCCACGCCGGACTGTTCCGCGGGTTCATCCTCCGGAACAGTGACGTGGGCGCCGCCGCCCTGACCTTGGATGTGTTCTTGTTCCGCGCGGTCTGCGCGAATCACCTCATCTGGGGTTTCCAGTACGTGGCCGGCTTCCGGCGCCGCCACGTGGGCGCGTCGATCCAGGACGCGTGGACGTCTTCGCTCGAAGGCGTGCGCGCGGCCCTCGACGCGGACACCGCCCGTGACCGCTCCCTGCTCCTCGGGGCCACCACCCAGGAACTGGGCGCCACGCGCGAGGCGGTGGTTGACGCGGCCATGCGACGGATCGATCTGTCGCACAAGCAGGCCGCGGAGGCGTACGACTTGGCGGAACGACACGAGACGAATCCCCGTTCGGTCTGGGGCTACGTGCAGGGGCTGACGCGACTCAGCCAACGCACGTCCTGGCAGGATGGACGCTTCGCCCTCGACCGCGCCGCCAGCCGCCTCCTCACCACGGTCAACTGA